In a single window of the Gossypium hirsutum isolate 1008001.06 chromosome D02, Gossypium_hirsutum_v2.1, whole genome shotgun sequence genome:
- the LOC107910144 gene encoding protein GAMETE CELL DEFECTIVE 1, mitochondrial, with product MMYSFNRIAKSITKPVMYKIHSKFGKPHLNLTTLFKTLSTKPPQNGKDDSWNDAWETAWLPDDISPKNRAPWEADVNFPSNEESAKMALSSDVHAETKAFVEDMNENWNERRKSPKQKQKEEAEKEGKGEGGGLYSLEHIKKDYRLKKQRIHAGLWMKEIDKLEEAQLGDSANDIDRLLDSCSEIFDSTNADLENSRVPSSSELKTKPDGWETTSKAPDGNVWEMSQREEDILLQEFDRRIAYCKFQIASFIKTHIFSRRRPIDGWKYMIEEIGPNARKGKGSVSRLPSLSDASRQPVKEEKLQLKP from the exons ATGATGTACTCCTTTAATCGGATTGCCAAATCCATCACAAAGCCAGTGATGTACAAAATTCACTCGAAATTTGGTAAACCCCACTTGAATCTGACTACCCTTTTCAAAACTCTCTCCACTAAACCTCCTCAAAATGGCAAAGATGACTCTTGGAACGATGCCTGGGAAACAGCTTGGCTCCCTGATGACATTTCTCCCAAGAACAGAGCTCCTTGGGAAGCTGATGTTAACTTCCCTTCTAATGAAGAATCAGCAAAAATGGCGCTTTCGTCGGACGTACATGCTGAAACCAAGGCATTTGTCGAAGACATGAATGAGAATTGGAATGAGAGACGAAAGTCACCTAAGCAGAAGCAGAAAGAGGAAGCAGAAAAGGAGGGGAAAGGGGAGGGTGGTGGATTGTATAGTTTGGAGCACATAAAGAAAGATTATAGGTTGAAGAAGCAGAGAATCCATGCTGGGTTGTGGATGAAGGAGATTGACAAATTGGAAGAAGCTCAATTGGGAGATTCTGCCAATGATATTGATAGATTGCTTGATAGCTGCTCTGA GATTTTTGACTCTACCAATGCTGACTTGGAGAATTCAAGAGTTCCAAGCTCTTCTGAGTTAAAAACTAAGCCTGATGGTTGGGAAACAACATCAAAAGCTCCTGATGGAAACGTGTGGGAGATGTCACAGAGGGAAGAAGATATTCTCCTCCAAGAATTTGATCGCCGAATTGCTTACTGTAAATTCcag ATAGCTAGTTTTATTAAGACTCACATATTTAGCCGGAGGAGACCTATTGATGGGTGGAAATACATGATAGAGGAGATAGGGCCTAATGCAAGGAAAGGCAAGGGCAGTGTTTCAAGGTTACCGAGTTTGTCTGATGCATCGAGGCAACCAGTTAAGGAGGAGAAGTTACAATTGAAACCTTGA